The proteins below are encoded in one region of Telopea speciosissima isolate NSW1024214 ecotype Mountain lineage chromosome 10, Tspe_v1, whole genome shotgun sequence:
- the LOC122643798 gene encoding putative disease resistance protein RGA4 — MAQAILSDLATKILEGLDSLLIQEIGLESGELKQELSKLKNCLSTTNAILLDAEKKGAMNDVVKDWLRKVMDVAYDVEDVLDEFATEALRKKVMPPNNNNNNNNVVVAKQVRRNFSRSNPAKFSLKMAHKIKDIMERLDCILKDAELAKFQFKTQTVDMNINGDDRSTPDDPIVIESEVLGREKDKEILIELLTSGGSNSNEENINLMVIPKIGIGGLGKTTLARYVYNDERVIKKHFELRMWVCVSFDFDVLQLAKKILESLTNDNYDGLWEDQAESELREKLSGKRYLLVLDDVWNDNPSKWENSRKLLISVRASSGSMILVTTRSEMVAKTMQPIKSLSYHLEGLNENDCESLFNERAFGKGNNEVANHHPELVGIGKDIVKKCGRHLEVCCSLKETKGIGWIF; from the coding sequence ATGGCACAAGCAATACTTTCTGATCTTGCAACCAAAATCTTAGAGGGTTTGGACTCTCTCCTCATTCAAGAGATTGGACTAGAATCTGGAGAATTAAAACAGGAATTGAGTAAGCTTAAGAACTGTTTATCCACAACCAATGCCATATTATTGGATGCGGAGAAGAAAGGTGCAATGAATGATGTGGTTAAAGATTGGTTGAGAAAGGTCATGGATGTAGCTTACGATGTTGAAGATGTGTTGGATGAATTTGCAACGGAAGCCTTGCGAAAGAAAGTGATGCctccaaacaacaacaacaacaacaacaacgttGTGGTAGCAAAACAGGTACGCAGAAACTTTTCACGTTCAAATCCAGCTAAATTTAGTTTGAAAATGGCTCATAAAATAAAGGATATTATGGAGAGGTTAGATTGTATTCTAAAGGATGCTGAGCTAGCcaaatttcaatttaaaactCAAACTGTGGATATGAACATCAATGGTGACGATAGGAGTACTCCTGATGACCCTATTGTAATTGAATCTGAGGTCTtgggaagagaaaaagataaagaaattcTTATAGAATTGCTAACTTCAGGTGGTAGCAATTCTAATGAAGAGAATATTAATCTGATGGTCATTCCCAAAATTGGGATTGGCGGATTAGGGAAGACAACACTTGCTCGGTATGTGTATAACGATGAAAGGGTCATTAAGAAGCATTTTGAGTTGCGAATGTGGGTATGTGTCTCATTTGATTTTGATGTTTTGCAACTTGCAAAGAAAATTCTAGAATCTCTAACCAATGATAACTATGATGGTTTGTGGGAAGATCAAGCAGAGTCAGAACTTAGGGAGAAACTATCTGGAAAGAGATATCTGCTTGTCCTAGATGACGTCTGGAATGATAATCCTAGTAAATGGGAGAACTCAAGAAAACTTTTAATAAGTGTTAGGGCATCAAGTGGAAGTATGATCTTGGTAACTACTCGTAGTGAGATGGTTGCAAAAACCATGCAGCCGATTAAATCATTGAGTTACCATTTAGAAGGATTAAATGAAAATGATTGTGAATCATTATTCAATGAACGTGCGTTTGGGAAAGGAAATAATGAGGTAGCAAACCATCATCCTGAGCTAGTGGGAATAGGGAAGGATATAGTGAAAAAATGTGGAAGGCACTTGGAAGTTTGTTGCTccttaaaagaaacaaaagggaTTGGCTGGATATTCTAA
- the LOC122643796 gene encoding disease resistance protein TAO1-like — MLEKLELNTMPNLEKWTISVEEEEEADVDDEEEEEEDNNNLHLLSSMFPRLKDLSLEDCGKLRRVPMLSAWVIQHLTSLHNLEIKGLEGLVSLPDCPAPATLEELYIEKCSSLVRLPDCFFENLNSLSEFQIWSCHKFASLPEGIRHLITLKHLQINDCQGLTTLPEGLGSLSSLQVLKIGNCSDLSSLPQGIQHLTALKTLHIWASPVLKALPEGLGSLSSLEELEIQYCSDLSSLPQGIQHLSALRTLVISGCSGLKTLPKGLGNLSSLQVLEIRSCFDFSSLPQGIQHLTALKTLNILGCPVLETLPEGLGSLSSLEELEIQDCCNLSFLPEGIQHLTTLKKLGILECPGLKTLPKGLGSLLSLEELEIEGCCNLSSLPEGIQHLTALKKLIISECLHLKKLPEGLESLSSLFEAFQISDCSCLRASPDGLGDLDSDYSCYRASSDGRGDLDSDYSRYRASIDGLSDLDSDGVIEFSD; from the exons ATGCTAGAAAAACTTGAACTCAATACAATGCCAAATCTGGAGAAGTGGACAATCtcagtagaagaagaagaagaagctgatgttgatgatgaagaagaagaagaagaagataacaatAATTTGCATTTGCTGTCTTCGATGTTTCCACGTCTCAAGGACTTGTCTTTAGAAGATTGCGGTAAGCTAAGAAGAGTACCAATGCTTTCGGCGTGGGTAATACAACATCTAACCTCTCTTCACAATTTGGAAATCAAAGGTCTTGAAGGATTAGTGTCTCTGCCTGATTGCCCTGCTCCTGCAACACTAGAAGAGCTATACATTGAAAAGTGTTCAAGTCTAGTGAGATTGCCAGACTGCTTCTTTGAGAATCTCAACTCACTTTCTGAGTTTCAAATTTGGAGTTGTCATAAGTTTGCATCTTTACCGGAAGGGATTCGGCACCTCATTACACTGAAACACCTACAAATTAATGACTGCCAAGGCTTGACAACATTACCGGAGGGCCTGGGAAGTCTCTCATCGCTTCAAGTGCTTAAGATTGGAAATTGCTCTGATTTGTCGTCTCTGCCACAAGGGATTCAGCACCTCACTGCACTAAAAACGCTGCATATTTGGGCATCTCCGGTTCTGAAGGCATTACCGGAGGGCTTGGGAAGTCTCTCATCACTTGAAGAGCTTGAGATTCAGTATTGCTCTGATTTGTCGTCTCTGCCACAAGGGATTCAGCACCTCAGTGCACTAAGAACGCTGGTAATTTCAGGATGTTCAGGTCTGAAGACGTTACCCAAGGGCTTGGGAAATCTCTCATCGCTTCAAGTGCTTGAGATTCGAAGTtgctttgatttctcttctctgCCACAAGGGATTCAGCACCTCACTGCACTAAAAACGCTGAATATTTTGGGATGTCCGGTTCTGGAGACATTACCGGAGGGCTTGGGAAGTCTCTCATCACTTGAAGAGCTTGAGATTCAGGATTGCTGTAATTTATCGTTTCTACCAGAAGGGATTCAGCACCTCACTACACTAAAAAA GCTGGGAATTCTGGAATGTCCAGGTCTGAAGACATTGCCCAAAGGCTTGGGAAGTCTCTTATCacttgaagaacttgaaattGAGGGTTGCTGTAATTTATCGTCTCTGCCAGAAGGGATTCAGCACCTCACTGCACTAAAAAAGCTGATAATTTCAGAATGTCTACATCTGAAGAAGTTACCGGAGGGTTTGGAAAGTCTCTCATCGCTTTTTGAAGCGTTTCAGATTAGTGATTGTTCTTGTTTGAGAGCATCACCGGATGGGCTTGGAGACCTCGACTCTGATTATTCTTGTTATAGAGCATCATCCGATGGGCGTGGAGACCTCGACTCTGATTATTCTCGTTATAGAGCATCAATCGATGGGCTCAGTGACCTTGACTCGGATGGTGTAATTGAATTTTCAGATTGA
- the LOC122643797 gene encoding putative disease resistance protein RGA3, giving the protein MVFHFHIKEADELNHPTPLGLTFNEKAQELRTLYMQSNFEMGISSIGRGYQLKQFVSTFQGLRVLKLSGLRMSEVPWSIGNQLEQLRYLDLCGNNFRELPNSICRLYKLQTLRLEGCKEFEEWPTSSVMTKMVNLRHLELGLDPSIKYMPLGLGQLSSLQTLGCFIVGNGEPDLLRGLFPRRRKEMINKDMIGGGLGELHGLNQLGGELAIKELRNVKDVRDAKEANLKLKSELQSLTLSWSSGHSWTRVLSVADEEQVLEDLQPHPNLKALKIEWYEGFKMSSWMIYSSSLLPNLVELTLWSCSNLYYLPLIGEFPCLRRLCLKKLDALKSIYNIVFVTEG; this is encoded by the coding sequence ATGGTGTTTCACTTTCATATTAAGGAGGCTGACGAGTTAAATCATCCAACTCCTCTAGGGTTAACCTTTAATGAAAAGGCCCAAGAGTTACGAACACTTTACATGCAAAGTAATTTTGAGATGGGAATTAGCAGCATTGGAAGAGGTTACCAACTGAAACAATTTGTCTCAACTTTTCAAGGCTTGCGCGTGTTAAAGTTAAGTGGTTTAAGAATGAGTGAAGTGCCGTGGTCGATAGGTAACCAGTTGGAACAATTAAGGTACCTTGACCTCTGCGGCAATAATTTCAGAGAACTCCCAAATTCTATTTGCAGGTTATATAAGCTGCAAACATTAAGACTTGAGGGTTGTAAGGAATTCGAAGAGTGGCCCACATCATCAGTTATGACTAAAATGGTTAACCTTAGACATCTTGAGTTGGGTCTGGATCCAAGTATAAAATACATGCCACTTGGGTTAGGGCAGTTGTCTTCTCTTCAGACTTTGGGATGTTTCATTGTGGGCAACGGAGAACCAGACCTCCTAAGAGGCCTTTtccctagaagaagaaaggaaatgatCAATAAAGACATGATTGGTGGTGGGCTTGGGGAGTTGCATGGCCTAAACCAGCTTGGAGGGGAATTAGCCATCAAGGAGCTTAGAAATGTGAAAGATGTCAGAGATGCCAAGGAAGCAAATTTGAAGTTGAAGTCGGAGCTTCAATCTTTGACATTGAGTTGGTCTAGTGGGCATAGTTGGACGAGGGTATTATCAGTAGCAGATGAAGAACAAGTGTTGGAGGATCTCCAGCCGCACCCAAATCTTAAGGCGTTGAAAATTGAGTGGTACGAAGGCTTCAAGATGTCAAGTTGGATGATATACTCTTCATCCCTGCTCCCAAATCTAGTAGAGCTTACGCTATGGAGTTGTTCTAATCTCTACTATTTGCCACTGATTGGTGAATTCCCTTGCCTTAGGCGTCTCTGTCTAAAAAAATTAGATGCCCTGAAGTCCATCTACAATATAGTGTTTGTTACTGAAGGGTGA